A genomic segment from Necator americanus strain Aroian chromosome III, whole genome shotgun sequence encodes:
- a CDS encoding hypothetical protein (NECATOR_CHRIII.G11401.T1) has protein sequence MLETATIVYLILSIMSEIEAERKVETVEIPLRNTLMGVTDDASTRLINVYNSSTAHLILGVTPSCYVYFGWMEQIFLAHTYGTYTFEDKHRHDCRDIQPVALKTENTNRQLYIGLKRNGRRIQIQSLFEGEHYKSNNKDHPVLWRRFDPTARHQQFLSNEFEKGFNYRGAFTYKGRVILYGHDYTNVLLLELSVAQSFADYEGGVGNLLVPFIRTIANISNDIIAPENVYVQHFSVAGSKEEKFFFGRAPPYGETIANGIMLSVASVMKGRKADMEYVETFKIYISKAEQSNVAVYQTHYARNLIGNYYLIEKKLNVFLKSAAQLPHVLGLLRGHAAQSWLNPYRFSRRMSYPNTIHRMQQNYIFSGWKTFTPVFISNVVIFMVLMYATNKFFRLHHKMMQKIGAYSTSYSSANSL, from the exons ATGTCGGAGATCGAAGcggaaagaaaagtagaaacgGTAGAA ATACCTCTTCGCAATACTCTCATGGGAGTAACCGACGACGCGAGTACCCGTCTCATCAACGTTTACAATTCAAGCACCGCTCATTTGA TTTTGGGAGTAACTCCATCCTGTTACGTCTATTTTGGTTGGATGGAGCAAATTTTTCTCGCACATACATATGGCACATACACTTTTGAGGACAAACATCGTCACGACTGCAGGGATATTCAACCGGTGGCTTTGAAAACG GAAAACACTAATCGCCAACTCTACATTGGACTGAAACGAAACGGTAGAAGAATTCAAATACAAAGTCTTTTCGA AGGAGAGCATTACAAGTCCAATAATAAAGATCATCCTGTGTTGTGGAGACGATTCGATCCTACAGCCAGACACCAACAATTTCTGAGCAACGAGTTCGAAAAAG GTTTCAATTATCGCGGAGCATTTACTTACAAAGGCCGCGTCATTCTATACGGCCATGACTACACTAACGTTTT ATTGTTGGAACTGAGTGTTGCGCAAAGTTTCGCAGATTATGAAGGAGGTGTGGGTAACCTTCTTGTGCCATTCATCAGGACGATAG CGAATATCAGTAATGACATAATTGCACCAGAAAATGTCTATGTACAACATTTTTCGGTGGCAGGCAGTAAGGAAGA aaagtttttctttggaagagcCCCTCCTTACGGTGAGACCATTGCAAATGGCATTATGTTATCGGTCGCGTCAGtgatgaaaggaagaaaagctgACATGGA GTATGTGGAAACATTCAAGATATATATAAGTAAAGCCGAACAGTCAAATGTCGCAGTTTACCAAACCCACTATGCACGTAATCTAATTGGGAATTATTatcttattgaaaaaaaacttaatgtATTT CTCAAAAGTGCTGCGCAGTTACCACACGTGCTTGGTCTTCTACGAGGACATGCTGCGCAATCCTGGTTAAATCCGTATAGATTTAGCAG GAGAATGTCCTATCCCAACACAATTCATCGAATGCagcaaaattatatttttagcGGATGGAAAACTTTCACACCTGTTTTTATCA GTAACGTGGTCATCTTCATGGTGCTGATGTATGCAACCAACAAGTTCTTCAGGTTACATCACAAGATGATGCAGAAAATAGGCGCTTACAGCACCTCCTATTCTTCGGCAAACTCTCTTTAG